Proteins co-encoded in one Kutzneria chonburiensis genomic window:
- a CDS encoding MaoC/PaaZ C-terminal domain-containing protein, giving the protein MSIDPEIAVGASLGAREFEWSASDVILYHLALGATELRYAFEPQLTVLPTFGIVAPTFHVTEPPAVVFPGIDIDLADTLHGSQQITVHAPLPTSGKARATGRIADVYDKGSAAVIVTENDVTDLDGNPLYTTRSEIFARGHGGFGGNRGPSAKSALPDGPPDAVLVTQTLPQQALWYQLCGDRNPLHTDPEFAARAGFPRPILHGLCTYGMVYKSIVDHVGTPLPRFQARFAGVVFPGDTLRTRLWGSQFATYVDDRVVLTGTHTPASPA; this is encoded by the coding sequence GTGTCCATTGATCCCGAGATCGCCGTCGGTGCGTCGCTCGGCGCCCGCGAGTTCGAGTGGTCGGCGTCCGACGTCATCCTCTACCACCTCGCCCTCGGGGCGACGGAGCTCAGGTACGCCTTCGAGCCGCAGCTCACCGTGCTGCCGACGTTCGGCATCGTCGCGCCGACCTTCCACGTGACCGAGCCGCCGGCCGTGGTCTTCCCGGGCATCGACATCGACCTGGCCGACACTTTGCACGGCTCGCAGCAGATCACCGTGCACGCGCCGCTGCCGACCAGCGGCAAGGCCCGGGCCACCGGCCGCATCGCCGACGTGTACGACAAGGGTTCGGCGGCTGTGATCGTCACCGAGAACGACGTCACCGACCTCGACGGAAACCCGCTCTACACCACGCGTTCCGAGATCTTCGCCCGTGGCCACGGCGGCTTCGGCGGCAACCGTGGCCCCTCAGCCAAGTCCGCCCTCCCCGACGGGCCGCCGGACGCCGTCCTGGTCACGCAAACGCTTCCGCAGCAGGCGTTGTGGTACCAGCTGTGTGGCGACCGCAACCCGCTGCACACGGACCCCGAGTTCGCCGCCCGCGCCGGCTTCCCCCGGCCCATCCTGCACGGCCTGTGCACGTATGGCATGGTGTACAAGTCCATTGTGGACCACGTCGGCACGCCGCTGCCTCGCTTCCAGGCCCGCTTCGCCGGCGTCGTCTTCCCCGGCGACACCCTGCGAACCCGCCTGTGGGGCAGCCAGTTCGCCACGTACGTAGACGACCGTGTGGTGCTCACCGGCACCCACACCCCCGCGAGTCCCGCTTAG
- a CDS encoding lipid-transfer protein, translating to MTAAIAGIGATEFSKDSGRSELRLAVEAVSAALADAGLKPSDVDGLVSFTMDSNAEIAVARELGVPELTFFSRINYGGGAACATVQHAAMAVATGVAEVVVCYRAFNERSGHRFGQFATAAATVPTSSGVDNSWSYPMGLGTPASTVAMVARRYMHEFGATSEDFGRVAVTMREHAATNPHAWFHGRPITLQEHQASRWITEPLHLLDCCQESDGAVAIVVTSAARARDLAQPLALISAAAQGSSADQYVMSSYYRDDIAQLPEMGLVGRQLWHQAGFGPDEIDVAVLYDHFTPYVLIQLEELGFCGRGEAKEFIADGRIGLTGTLPLNPHGGQLGEAYIHGMNGIAEAVRQIRGTSVNQVRGVENVVVTAGTGVPTSGLVLTRNR from the coding sequence ATGACCGCCGCGATCGCCGGCATCGGCGCGACCGAGTTCTCCAAGGACTCCGGCCGCAGTGAGCTTCGGCTGGCCGTGGAGGCCGTGTCGGCGGCGTTGGCCGACGCCGGCCTCAAGCCGTCCGATGTGGACGGACTGGTGTCGTTCACCATGGACAGCAACGCCGAGATCGCCGTGGCCCGCGAACTCGGCGTGCCCGAGCTGACGTTCTTCAGCCGTATCAACTACGGCGGCGGTGCGGCCTGCGCGACCGTGCAGCACGCGGCGATGGCCGTCGCCACCGGCGTGGCCGAGGTTGTCGTGTGCTACCGGGCGTTCAACGAGCGCTCCGGGCACCGGTTCGGACAGTTCGCGACGGCCGCGGCGACCGTGCCGACGTCGTCCGGTGTGGACAACAGCTGGTCGTATCCCATGGGATTGGGCACGCCCGCGTCCACCGTGGCCATGGTCGCCCGGCGCTACATGCACGAATTCGGGGCCACCAGCGAGGATTTCGGCCGCGTCGCCGTGACGATGCGCGAGCACGCCGCCACCAATCCGCACGCCTGGTTCCACGGCCGGCCGATCACCTTGCAGGAGCACCAGGCTTCGCGCTGGATCACCGAGCCGCTGCACCTGCTCGACTGCTGCCAGGAGAGCGACGGCGCCGTGGCCATCGTCGTCACCTCGGCCGCCCGCGCCCGCGACCTTGCGCAGCCTTTGGCGCTGATTTCCGCTGCCGCACAAGGAAGTTCCGCCGACCAGTACGTCATGAGCAGCTACTACCGTGACGACATCGCCCAGCTGCCCGAGATGGGCCTGGTCGGCCGGCAGCTCTGGCACCAGGCCGGCTTCGGCCCCGACGAGATCGACGTCGCCGTGCTCTACGACCATTTCACCCCGTACGTCCTGATCCAGTTGGAGGAGCTCGGCTTCTGCGGCCGCGGCGAGGCCAAGGAGTTCATCGCCGACGGCCGCATCGGCCTCACCGGCACGCTCCCGCTCAATCCCCATGGCGGCCAGCTCGGCGAGGCGTACATTCACGGCATGAACGGCATCGCCGAGGCTGTCCGCCAGATCCGCGGGACCTCGGTCAACCAGGTCCGCGGCGTGGAGAACGTCGTCGTCACCGCCGGCACCGGCGTCCCGACCAGCGGTCTCGTCCTCACCCGCAACCGCTGA
- a CDS encoding MaoC family dehydratase, protein MTDLPELTIDVTPTFVISTALATRDFQDVHHDRDKAVQRGSKDIFLNILTTTGLVQRFVTDWAGPDAFVRNVSIKLGVPCYAGETLTFSGSVTAQDGAEATVRVVGRNSLGDHVTGTVKVVLP, encoded by the coding sequence ATGACCGACCTGCCAGAACTGACCATCGATGTCACGCCGACGTTCGTGATCAGCACGGCGCTGGCCACGCGGGATTTCCAGGACGTGCACCACGACCGCGACAAGGCCGTGCAGCGGGGATCCAAGGACATCTTCCTCAACATCCTCACCACCACCGGCCTGGTGCAGCGGTTCGTCACCGACTGGGCCGGCCCGGATGCCTTCGTGCGCAACGTCTCCATCAAGCTCGGCGTGCCGTGTTACGCCGGGGAGACGCTGACCTTCAGCGGTTCGGTGACTGCGCAGGACGGGGCGGAGGCGACCGTGCGGGTCGTCGGCCGCAACAGCCTCGGCGACCACGTCACCGGCACGGTCAAGGTGGTGCTGCCATGA